GGACGACCTGGACAGTACCGCCGAGGAAGTCCCCCCGGCGCTCCTTGGTTATGATCGAGTCGTAGACCTGCCCGGTGGTGAAGTTATTGAGCCTGGTGAGCTTCGCGTGGGTAAAGCGCTCGTAGTGGCCGAGGTCTAGGTCCGTCTCGGCGCCGTCGTCGGTGACGAAGACCTCGCCGTGCTGGAAGGGGCTCATGGTGCCCGGGTCGACGTTTATGTAGGGGTCGAGCTTCTGGAGCGTTATGGTAAGGCCCCTGGACTCCAGGAGCGCGCCCATGGAGGCGCTCGCAAGGCCCTTGCCCAGAGAGGAGACCACCCCTCCGGTGACGAAGATGAACTTTGTCTTTATCTCTTTTTTCGAATCAGCCATGAAAGATACGCTACGGAGGGGGGGAGGGGGGGGGAACTACTACCCCGCCATAATCCTCCTTACCTCCTCCAGGTCCTCGGGCGTGTCCACGGAGACGGGGTTAAAGGGTGTCTCCACCACCTTTATCTTAAAGCCGTTCTCGAGCGCCCGGAGCTGCTCGAGCCCTTCGCTCCGCTCGAGCGGGGTCCGGGGCAGGGCGGCGAACTTCATCAGAAAATCCCTGCGGTAGACATAGAGCCCTATGTGCTTGAAGACCTCGCCCGGAGGCTCTTTCGAGTAGGGTATGGCAATACGGGAAAAGTAGAGGGCGTAGCCTTCGCTGTCGGTTACGACCTTCACTACGTTCGGGTCCTCGATCTCCGATGGGTCCGTTATCCGTGTCTTAAGGGTCGCGAGGACGAGACTGTCGTCTTCGAGCATGGGGTTTACGGCCGCGTCTATCATCCCGGGCTCTATAAGAGGCTCGTCGGCCTGGAGGTTCACCACCACGTCGTGCCCGCCGCCCCCCTCCCCCCCGGCCCCTGCGGCCTCGGCTACCCTGTCGGTGCCCGAGGCGTGGTCCGGAGAGGTCATTACCACCCTGCCGCCGAACTCCCGGACGGCCCTGAATATCCTCTCGTCGTCGGTGGCTACCGTTACGTCCCCCACGGTGCGCGCCTCCAGGGCGCGCTCGTAAACCCACCTGACCATGGGCTTTCCCCCTATCTCCAAAAGGGGCTTCCCCTCCAGCCGCGTGGAGCCGTACCTGGCGGGGATAATGGCAGCTACTTCCATCCAAATTAATATATCAAATCCGGGCCTTATGTCAAGACGTGCACGGCGATATTACCGGCGGGTGCTACCGCACGGTTAGCGCCATAAGCGGCCCAATACATCACTGCTATCTCGTACCCCGACGGTCGTCATGGCGTTGAAACACCCTCAGGGTGCTGCCGCACTGTTAACGTGTATGCGGGCCCAACAGTCATTCCCTCCGCAACCCCCCAACGGTCGTCCGGAAAATTGTACGCCGTCACGGCGTGCGACCTGTTGACACGCCTATAATATTAAGTTAAACTTACCTCTGATTCTAAACCCTTACCGGTCTCTTGGGATAAAATATGTCGGAAAAACAGGCTATTGAGATAAATTGTTCGGGGTGCAATACCTCCTTCAGGCTCTGGGTGCCCGAAGAACTCGTGACCGAATGGGAGAAGGGCGCCAAAATAAGCTGCGTGCGGTGCTCCGCCCGCTTCCGGGTAAAGAAGGGTGACGAGGGCTTCGAGGTCTCCCCTCTGGAGGAAGAGGGGGAAACGGGGGGCGGGGGGGGCGGGGGAGACAAGCCGGCGGCCGGCGGCAACGGCGGGGGAATACCCGTGCTGTTCGTCGAGGAAGACAAGCTGGCAAGGGCCATAGCGGAGAGCTCGCTGGAGAATATCGGCGTAAACCTCCTTATGGCCAAAAACGCCGAGGAGGCGCTCGAAAGCCTCAAGAGCAAGGAGGTCGAGCTCATCGTCACCGACCTTCACCTGAAAGACCCCGACAACCCGGATGCCAAGCTCGGCGGCGAAGCGTTCCTGAAGAAGGCGATCGAGGGCGGGACCAACATCCCTGCCATCGTCACGACCGGCCAGGACTTGATAGACGACATAGTGCTGGACAACAAGTGGTTCGGCCTGAACGTCAAAGGGTTCGTACAGAAGGGGAACCCTTTCTGGGCCGAGGAGCTCAAGGACAAGATAAAAGAGGCTTTAGGCCTCAACTGAGCGGCTGCTCAGCCGTACTCTTTTTCAACCAGGGCGTAGGCGCTGTGGTTGTGTATGGACTCCCGGTTCTCCGCCTCTATCCTCGCCCACTTGATCCCCTTTATCCCGCCGAGATTCAACGCCGCCTCCCTCACGACGTCCTCGACGAACATAGGGTTGTCGTAGGACCGCTCGGTCACGTACTTTTCGTCGTCGCGCTTCAGGAGCGAATATACCGGCGAACTGGCCGACCCCTCGACGACCTCTATCAGGTCCTCTATCCATAGGAACCCGTCGAAGCGCACGGCCACCCTGACCTCCCCCCTCTGGTTGTGCGCGCCCCTGTCGCTTATCTCCCTGGAGCAGGGGCACAGCGTGGTGACCGGCACCCTCACCTCAAGGACCATATCCCTTTCATCCCCGAGAGAGCCGGAAAGCCTGCAGACATAGTCCATGAGCCCCCTGGACCCGGAGACCGGCGCGGCCTTCTCTATGAAGTAGGGGAACTCGACCTCCAGGTGCGCCGTCGAGGCGTCGAAACGCTTCTTCATCTCCTCCAGGATGTCCGGGAACTTCTCAACGCTTATCTCGCGGCGGTGCTCGTTAAGTATCTCCACGAACCGGGACATGTGCGTGCCCTTGAACTGGTGCGGCAGGTCCACGTACATGTTTATGGAGGCTATGGTGTGCTGGATCTTGTTCTTCTTGTCGCGGACGCAGACCGGGTAGCGCACGTCCTTTACGCCGACCTTGTCTATGCCGATATTCCTCGTGTCCGGCTCGCTCTGGACGTCTCTGAGCCCCTTCCTACTCATAGTACGCGGCGGCGGCCCTCTCGGACTCCCAGACCCTTACCCTCTTGACGCTGACGTTGCCGTCGTTAAGGACTGCGGAAAGCTCCCCGTGGATGAACCGCGCCAGGTTCTCGGCCGTGGTGTTGAGCTTATCGAAGGGCGGGACGTCGTTCAGGTACCTGTGGTCGAGCTTGTCGATAACCCCGGCCGTGGCGGCCTTGAGCTCCTTGAAGTCGAGCGCTATGCCGATCTTGTTAAGTTTCTCGACCGTTATGTGGACCTCCACCTTCCAGTTGTGGCCGTGGAGCCTCTCGCAGGCGCCCTCGTACCCCCTCAGGTTGTGCGCCGCGGCGAAGTCGGTCTCTATGCTGAGCTCGTACATGGCTGAAGTCTACCACAAAACCTGCACTTTGAAAATAATGAAACTTGAAGTCCGGGCCGATACGGGGTAAAATCCAAGAATATTTTTTCCATTTTTCCGTTTTTCCATGAAGGTCTTTTTATTGTGGTCAAAAAGAACCTCTCCTTCATAGCTTCGCTTCTACTCGCGCTCATGCTCGCCTCCTGCGCCGTGAACCCGGTGACCGGCAAAAAGGAGCTCATGTTCGTCTCCGAGAGCTCGGAGGTGGATATGGGCAGGGAGGTCTACCCGAGCGCCATATGGGCGGCCGAGGGAGGGGGCGGGAAGTTCGGGGACGAAAGGCTCACCTCGTACCTCAGCGACATAATCATAAAGATCCACGGCGTCTCGCACAGGCCGCACCTCCCCGTGGAGTTCGCCATCCAGAACAGCTCGGTCCCCAACGCCTGGGCCATACCGGGCCACGTGGTAATGACGCGCGGGCTCCTCGCTTCACTCAAGAGCGAGGCCGAGTTCGCGTTTGTCATGGGCCACGAGATGG
This window of the Thermodesulfobacteriota bacterium genome carries:
- the kdsB gene encoding 3-deoxy-manno-octulosonate cytidylyltransferase; protein product: MEVAAIIPARYGSTRLEGKPLLEIGGKPMVRWVYERALEARTVGDVTVATDDERIFRAVREFGGRVVMTSPDHASGTDRVAEAAGAGGEGGGGHDVVVNLQADEPLIEPGMIDAAVNPMLEDDSLVLATLKTRITDPSEIEDPNVVKVVTDSEGYALYFSRIAIPYSKEPPGEVFKHIGLYVYRRDFLMKFAALPRTPLERSEGLEQLRALENGFKIKVVETPFNPVSVDTPEDLEEVRRIMAG
- a CDS encoding response regulator; the protein is MSEKQAIEINCSGCNTSFRLWVPEELVTEWEKGAKISCVRCSARFRVKKGDEGFEVSPLEEEGETGGGGGGGDKPAAGGNGGGIPVLFVEEDKLARAIAESSLENIGVNLLMAKNAEEALESLKSKEVELIVTDLHLKDPDNPDAKLGGEAFLKKAIEGGTNIPAIVTTGQDLIDDIVLDNKWFGLNVKGFVQKGNPFWAEELKDKIKEALGLN
- the folE2 gene encoding GTP cyclohydrolase FolE2; the protein is MSRKGLRDVQSEPDTRNIGIDKVGVKDVRYPVCVRDKKNKIQHTIASINMYVDLPHQFKGTHMSRFVEILNEHRREISVEKFPDILEEMKKRFDASTAHLEVEFPYFIEKAAPVSGSRGLMDYVCRLSGSLGDERDMVLEVRVPVTTLCPCSREISDRGAHNQRGEVRVAVRFDGFLWIEDLIEVVEGSASSPVYSLLKRDDEKYVTERSYDNPMFVEDVVREAALNLGGIKGIKWARIEAENRESIHNHSAYALVEKEYG
- the queD gene encoding 6-carboxytetrahydropterin synthase QueD — its product is MYELSIETDFAAAHNLRGYEGACERLHGHNWKVEVHITVEKLNKIGIALDFKELKAATAGVIDKLDHRYLNDVPPFDKLNTTAENLARFIHGELSAVLNDGNVSVKRVRVWESERAAAAYYE